A genome region from Megalobrama amblycephala isolate DHTTF-2021 linkage group LG18, ASM1881202v1, whole genome shotgun sequence includes the following:
- the hnrnph1l gene encoding heterogeneous nuclear ribonucleoprotein H1, like: MADDEGYVVRVRGLPWSCSVEEVSRFFSGCKIANNGTAIHFTYTREGRPSGEAFVELESEEDLKIAVKKDRESMGHRYVEVFKSNNVEMDWVMKHTGPNCPETEGDGLVRLRGLPFGCSKEEIVQFFSGLEIVPNGITLPVDFQGRSTGEAFVQFASQDIAEKALKKHKERIGHRYIEIFKSSRAEVRTHYEPPRKGMGMQRPGPYDRPSGGGRGYNGMSRGGSFDRVRRGGYSGGVSDGRYGDGGNFQSTTGHCVHMRGLPYRATEPDIYNFFSPLNPVRVHIEIGPDGRVTGEADVEFATHEDAVAAMSKDKANMQHRYVELFLNSTAGGSNGGYGGQMMGGMGNQSSYGHGGQQMGGGYTGGYSNQSSMGGYNDYNSQGGMNNSYYGGSRGSVGMNGMGGGWGM; encoded by the exons ATGGCTGATGATGAAGGATATGTCGTCCGTGTTCGAGGTTTACCTTGGTCGTGCTCTGTAGAAGAAGTTTCCAGGTTTTTTTCAG GCTGCAAAATTGCCAACAATGGAACAGCCATTCATTTCACATACACACGAGAAGGACGACCGAGTGGAGAAGCGTTTGTGGAGCTGGAGTCAGAGGAAGACCTGAAAATTGCAGTCAAAAAAGACAGAGAGTCAATGGGGCATAGATATGTGGAAG tgTTCAAATCAAACAACGTGGAAATGGACTGGGTTATGAAGCACACTGGTCCGAACTGTCCAGAAACGGAGGGAGACGGACTGGTCAGATTGCGCGGCCTTCCTTTTGGATGTAGCAAGGAAGAGATTGTGCAGTTTTTCTCAG GGTTGGAAATCGTGCCAAATGGGATAACATTGCCGGTGGACTTCCAGGGGAGGAGTACGGGGGAGGCCTTCGTGCAGTTTGCTTCACAGGATATAGCTGAAAAGGCTCTAAAGAAACACAAGGAAAGAATAGGGCACAG GTATATTGAGATCTTTAAGAGCAGCCGAGCTGAAGTGCGGACACATTATGAGCCCCCACGTAAAGGCATGGGCATGCAGAGACCTGGGCCTTACGACCGTCCCAGCGGAGGAGGCCGGGGCTACAACGGCATGAGTCGTGGGGGATCTTTTGATCGAGTGCGACGTGGAGGATACAGTGGAG gAGTGTCCGATGGACGTTATGGTGATGGTGGTAATTTTCAGAGTACCACGGGTCATTGTGTTCATATGAGGGGACTCCCTTACCGGGCAACAGAACCTGACATCTACAAT TTTTTCTCTCCTCTGAACCCGGTGCGTGTGCACATTGAAATTGGTCCAGATGGACGGGTAACCGGTGAGGCAGATGTGGAATTTGCGACACATGAAGACGCAGTAGCTGCAATGTCAAAGGACAAAGCAAACATGC AACACCGTTATGTTGAGTTATTCCTAAACTCAACAGCAGGAGGCAGTAATGGGGGCTACGGGGGGCAGATGATGGGCGGAATGG GAAACCAGTCGTCTTATGGGCACGGAGGGCAGCAGATGGGTGGAGGCTACACTGGAGGGTACAGCAACCAGTCCAGCATGGGAGGCTACAATGATTACA ACAGCCAGGGTGGAATGAACAACAGTTATTATGGCGGCAGCCGTGGCTCAGTCGGCATGAATGGCATGGGAGGAGGCTGGGGCATGTAG
- the hbegfb gene encoding heparin-binding EGF-like growth factor b: protein MNSLWIVIFLSHYFVLLKVCSGASVDRYESGNPRTTVGNLFHPPEKTNTTGHQLHNGTNVYENDEDYDYDEDDYLSGDYDLNVPRVAFSTKPKHPSVMPTSEKATKKGKRRGKGRGKGRKKNPCLGEYKDFCIHGVCQYLKELNTHSCVCQAYYSGERCHLFTLPVAKEEQRYSRTTALAVIAVVLSLMCLAIIAILLALRYHKKDDADVESEEKVKLEAMSI, encoded by the exons ATGAATTCGTTATGGATTGTGATCTTTCTTTCCCATTATTTCG TGTTACTCAAGGTGTGCAGTGGCGCCTCTGTGGACAGGTATGAGAGTGGCAATCCCAGAACAACAGTGGGCAACCTCTTTCACCCCCcagagaaaacaaacacaacagggCACCAGCTGCACAATGGGACAAATGTGTATGAAAATGATGAAGATTATGATTATGATGAAGATGATTATCTCTCTGGGGATTATGACCTTAACGTGCCAAGAG TGGCATTTTCAACCAAACCCAAACATCCGTCGGTGATGCCCACTAGTGAGAAGGcaacaaaaaaaggaaaaaggagGGGCAAAGGAAGAGGCAAGGGGAGAAAGAAGAACCCCTGCCTGGGGGAATACAAAGATTTCTGCATTCATGGAGTGTGTCAGTATTTGAAGGAGCTGAACACTCATTCTTGTGT TTGTCAAGCATATTACTCAGGGGAGAgatgtcatttattcaccctacCAGTAGCTAAAGAGGAACAGCGTTACAGCCGGACCACAGCTCTAGCTGTCATAGCGGTGGTTCTGTCCCTCATGTGTCTCGCAATCATCGCTATTCTGCTAGCACTAAG GTACCACAAAAAAGATGACGCTGATGTAGAAAGTGAAGAAAAGGTCAAACTTGAGGCAATGTCAATATAG